The Cupriavidus sp. EM10 genome includes a region encoding these proteins:
- a CDS encoding molybdopterin-dependent oxidoreductase: MARKPTRGEIDQRRRGVLKGGAALTLQASLGFAATRAFAAASTTDLPFENGHRELVAFPQKRPLILLTNRPPQLETPFEVFGENVITPNDAFFVRYHWSGIPTSIDASTYRLKIDGHVANPVSLSLQDLRKLGAPVELVAVNQCSGNGRGFFSPRVNGGQLGNGAMGNARWTGIPLRTVLEKAGIKPGAVQISFDGLDRPPLENGPDFVKALPLDHAMDGEVMLAWAMNGKDLPMLNGYPLRLVVPGHYGTYWVKHLAHIEVLDKPFEGFWMNPAYRIPANDCACVAPGTAPASTVPIGRFNVRSFITSHMPGSFIQSGQPAVIKGIAFDGGQGIADVAFSDDGGASWRPAELGKDLGRYSFREWSIPFRPQRKGEFDLRARARTRSGEIQPLTATWNPAGYMRNVVESTRVLVV; the protein is encoded by the coding sequence ATGGCCAGGAAACCCACAAGAGGCGAAATCGATCAACGGCGTCGCGGCGTGCTGAAGGGTGGCGCCGCCTTGACACTGCAGGCATCGCTTGGATTTGCCGCAACGCGCGCATTTGCCGCCGCCAGTACCACCGACTTGCCGTTCGAGAATGGTCACCGCGAGCTGGTGGCGTTTCCGCAAAAACGGCCGCTGATCCTGCTGACCAACCGCCCGCCGCAACTCGAAACCCCATTCGAGGTATTTGGCGAAAATGTGATTACGCCGAACGACGCGTTTTTCGTCCGGTATCACTGGAGCGGCATTCCCACATCGATCGACGCATCGACCTATCGGCTGAAGATCGACGGCCATGTGGCAAATCCCGTGTCACTGAGCCTGCAGGATTTGCGCAAGCTCGGCGCCCCCGTGGAACTCGTCGCGGTCAACCAGTGTTCCGGAAATGGCCGGGGCTTTTTCTCGCCGCGCGTCAATGGCGGCCAGCTTGGCAATGGCGCGATGGGCAATGCGCGCTGGACTGGCATCCCGCTGCGCACCGTGCTGGAAAAGGCCGGCATCAAACCCGGCGCGGTACAGATCAGCTTCGACGGGCTTGACCGCCCGCCGCTTGAAAATGGCCCCGACTTCGTCAAGGCGTTGCCGCTGGACCATGCCATGGATGGCGAAGTCATGCTGGCCTGGGCCATGAACGGCAAGGACTTGCCGATGCTGAACGGTTATCCGCTACGGCTGGTGGTGCCGGGTCACTACGGCACTTACTGGGTCAAGCACCTTGCGCATATCGAAGTCCTCGACAAGCCTTTCGAAGGCTTCTGGATGAACCCCGCGTATCGTATTCCCGCCAATGATTGCGCCTGCGTGGCACCGGGCACGGCACCGGCCAGTACGGTGCCCATCGGCCGGTTCAATGTGCGGTCGTTTATCACCAGCCATATGCCGGGCAGCTTTATCCAGTCCGGACAACCCGCCGTGATAAAGGGCATCGCATTCGATGGCGGCCAGGGCATTGCCGATGTCGCATTTTCGGACGATGGCGGCGCCAGCTGGCGCCCGGCCGAACTGGGCAAGGATCTGGGCCGCTACTCGTTCCGCGAATGGAGCATTCCATTCCGTCCGCAAAGAAAAGGAGAATTCGATTTGCGGGCGCGCGCCAGAACCCGGTCCGGAGAAATCCAGCCGCTGACGGCCACATGGAATCCGGCCGGCTATATGCGGAACGTCGTGGAATCCACGCGCGTGCTGGTGGTTTGA
- a CDS encoding IclR family transcriptional regulator, with translation MAHPADSATSRAPVAGSTEKPSDSYVQSFARGLSVIRAFDASHPAQTLTEIAQASGLTRAGARRILLTLVGLGYVQNDGRLFRLTPKILDLGFAYLTSMPFWNLAEPVMEALSQSVHESCSISVLDGTEIVYVLRVPARKIMTINLSIGSRLPAYCSSMGRVLLSGLDDAELDRVLGASDLQPRTRRTVTDIAALKSLIAEIRTRGWAQNDQELEEGLVSLAAPIRNRAGQVIAALNISGQANRTSAQEMSDKFLPPLLEAAEKISAMVSLRT, from the coding sequence ATGGCGCATCCTGCCGATTCCGCTACGTCCCGTGCGCCGGTTGCCGGTTCGACCGAAAAGCCGAGCGACAGCTATGTGCAGTCATTTGCGCGTGGCCTGTCGGTCATCCGCGCGTTCGATGCCAGCCATCCGGCCCAGACGCTGACCGAAATCGCCCAGGCCAGCGGCCTCACCCGCGCCGGCGCGCGGCGCATCCTTCTGACGCTGGTGGGGCTGGGCTACGTGCAGAACGACGGCCGGCTGTTCCGCCTGACGCCGAAGATCCTCGATCTCGGGTTCGCCTACCTGACTTCGATGCCGTTCTGGAACCTGGCCGAGCCGGTCATGGAGGCGTTATCGCAATCCGTCCATGAAAGCTGCTCCATCTCGGTGCTCGACGGTACCGAAATCGTTTATGTACTACGGGTGCCGGCCCGCAAGATCATGACGATCAACCTGTCGATCGGCAGCCGGCTGCCCGCCTATTGCTCGTCGATGGGCCGCGTGCTGCTGTCCGGGCTCGACGACGCCGAACTCGACCGCGTGCTGGGCGCCTCGGACCTGCAGCCGCGCACGCGCCGCACCGTCACCGACATTGCCGCGCTGAAATCGCTGATTGCCGAAATCCGCACCCGGGGTTGGGCACAGAACGATCAGGAACTGGAAGAAGGCCTGGTCTCGCTGGCCGCCCCGATCCGCAACCGCGCCGGGCAGGTCATCGCCGCACTGAATATCAGCGGCCAGGCCAACCGCACCAGCGCCCAGGAAATGTCCGACAAGTTCCTGCCGCCGCTGCTGGAAGCGGCCGAGAAGATTTCGGCCATGGTGAGTCTGCGGACCTGA
- a CDS encoding LysR family transcriptional regulator: MSETIQWNDWEAFCSVVEQGTFTAAAAALDCPKSRVSAAVIRLETAIGAKLLERTTRRMRLTDAGGAVYRDVAPLFARLREIRQETLAREERVQGMLRIATPYEFGAQQLGGVICRTLAAHPALDITVEIAQGLVDPIREGYDIAFVTVDTDLPDSGTIARRIWNVERGLVAAPSLAASLPAQMQPEDLSNMPTLATPGASVWEFSRDGRRVPVPIRPRMQTYNAELRMQAALAGLGIARVPMTAAETEIAQGRLVRVMPDYPLPPLRVFALLPDRRLQPRKVRAFMEAIESMMGAELDALGQ, encoded by the coding sequence GTGAGCGAGACAATCCAATGGAATGATTGGGAGGCATTTTGCAGTGTGGTGGAGCAGGGCACGTTCACGGCGGCAGCCGCGGCCCTGGACTGCCCGAAATCGCGTGTCTCGGCGGCGGTGATCCGGCTGGAGACCGCCATTGGCGCCAAGCTGCTGGAACGCACCACGCGGCGCATGCGGCTGACCGATGCCGGCGGCGCCGTCTATCGCGACGTCGCGCCGCTGTTCGCCCGGCTGCGCGAAATCCGCCAGGAGACGCTGGCCCGCGAGGAGCGCGTGCAGGGCATGCTGCGCATCGCCACGCCCTACGAATTCGGTGCGCAGCAGCTTGGCGGCGTCATCTGCCGCACCCTGGCGGCCCATCCGGCGCTCGATATCACCGTGGAAATCGCCCAGGGACTGGTCGATCCGATCCGCGAGGGCTATGACATCGCCTTCGTGACCGTGGATACCGACCTGCCCGACTCTGGCACCATCGCGCGCCGCATCTGGAACGTGGAGCGCGGCCTGGTGGCTGCGCCGAGCCTGGCCGCCAGCCTGCCGGCGCAGATGCAGCCCGAAGACCTGTCCAATATGCCCACGCTGGCCACGCCGGGTGCGTCGGTCTGGGAATTTTCTCGCGACGGACGCCGTGTGCCGGTGCCCATCCGGCCGCGCATGCAGACCTATAACGCCGAATTGCGCATGCAGGCCGCGCTGGCGGGACTGGGTATCGCCCGGGTGCCGATGACGGCGGCTGAAACGGAAATCGCGCAAGGCAGGCTGGTGCGGGTGATGCCCGACTATCCGTTGCCACCGCTGCGGGTGTTTGCCTTGCTGCCTGACCGGCGGCTTCAGCCGCGCAAGGTGCGGGCCTTCATGGAAGCCATCGAATCGATGATGGGGGCAGAACTCGACGCGCTGGGACAGTAG